The genomic window TCACCTCTTCCTCCCCTACAACCACATCATCGAGCTCATCATCTTGGAGGTCCAAGTGCTGCAACATCTCTTCAAGATTCTTCCCTGTCCACCCCGCAGACGACGATTCGCACGTTCCGCCATCTAGGGTTTTCCTTCGACGGTAGAAGCGCGCCAAGCAGCCGATCCGAGTCGCTCACCTGCCGACCAAGAGGATGATCTGCGCAGGGGAAGCAGCCGGCGGTCAATTACTGGTAAGATCTCACGGCGGCGATGAGATCGCCGCCAGAGCCGAAAACCCTAAGCGAGAGGGTAGATTCGATCGAAGAAAAAAAagcgatgtactccctccgtccggaaatacttgtcaaagGAATGAATGCATGTAGACATATTATAGTTCtggatacattcatttttatccatttccgtgacaagtaattctggacggagggagtatctaggtACTGGTTAATGGGAACGGACAAACACCTGACCGACGAGAGGATGGGCCGGCCCATACGACAACACCACTCCTACAGAAAACATCGCCTTCATTCCTCAAATCATTTCTCGATCTTCCCCAAACCCAAACCCTCGCCGTCAccctccgccgccggccatggccgaCCCGCAATTTATCATCGGCACCTCCATCTCCGAGATGCTCGCCGGCATGGAGCTAGACGGCGAGGACCCTCATACGCTGGACCTCGGCACAAACTATCTGCTCTACTTCCTGTACGACTACCTCCCGCACCCGCCGGTCTCCCCCACCGCCACCCTCTTCCCCTCCGGCTTGCCGTTGCTCCCCGACGGCGTCGACCGCATCAGCCGCCTCCCCGATGCGGTCCTCCGCGGAATCGTCTCCCGCCTCCCCGCCAAGGACGCCGCGCGCACCTCCGCCCTCTCCTCGCgctggcgccccctctggcgcgcGGCGCCCCTCTCTCTTGTCGACAGCCACCTGCTTCCGGACGGCGGCGCGGCCGGGCAGTTCCCCATCGGCGTTCCCTCTCCCCGTGCCGTCACCGCCGCGGTGTCCCGCGTCCTCGCGGCGCATCCGGGGCCCTTCCGCTGCGTCCACCTCACCCGCAGCACCATGGAGGAGCACCGGGGCGAGATGTCGCGCTGGCTCGACATCCTCGTCGCCAAGGGGGTCCAAGAACTCGTCTTTGCCAACCGCCCTTGGCCGATTGACCTGCGCCTCCCCGCCACGATCTTCGGCTGCGCCTCTCTCACCCGCCTCTATCTCGGCGTGTGGAGGCTCCCGGACACCGCCGCAGTGCCGCGCGGCGCCAGCTTCCCCAACCTCAAGGAGCTCGGTCTGTGCTGCTGTGTCATGGAGGACCATGATCTGGCCTTCATGCTTGAAAGAAGCCCCGTCCTGGAGTTCCTCGTCCTCATGGGGAGCCAGACCGGAGTGGGCCTCCGCCTCGTCAGCCACAGCCTGCGGTGCGTTCAGCTGGGATTCACCATGTTGGAGGACATCGACGTGGTGGATGCTCCTCGCCTGGAGAGGCTCTTTCAGTGGCAAATTGTGTCTCCGGGACAGGTCGCCATGAACTGCTCTTTCAGAATCAAGATTGGCCGTGCACCTAACCTCCGTGTGCTGGGATACCTTAAGCCAGGAGATCAAGAGCTGGGGATTAGCAACACCGTCATCGTGGTAGTACATTCATTCTGCTAATTTAGTTTGCATCTATGATCCCAATTAGATTATCTGACCTTGGGTGCATTATTTGCAGGCTGGGGCCAAGGAGTGCATTGTGCCTAGTGTCCAGATTTTGGGCATAGAGGTGCAATTCGGCCTCCGCAATGCTGTCAAGAAAGTGCCTGGCTTTCTCAGATGCTTCCCTAACCTGGAGACGCTCCATGTCTATGTAAAACGGGTTAACTCTGCATTGGCAATTTTGCAATACTAGTTTCTGTGTTATAAGATATATCTAGCATAGTCAGAACTGACTATGTATCTTTTCTCAAAAGGAAAACTGATTGTGTATCTAGCATGGTCAGAACTGTGAATCAGATTAATCAAATATCTGCTGGCCTGCTCATAGATAACATAGATCTATCCTGAACTTGTTTGAGACTAAAGGCTTAGTTGTTGTTGTTGCTTATAGATAAGATACCTGAACTAATGTATGCACTGATCGATTTCATCTGCAGTCCCGCCGCATATCTGAAGAGTCCACTGGCAAGGTCAATCTAAAGTTTTGGCAGGAGGGCGGTCCAATGAAATGCGTGGTGCAGAGCATGAAGAAGGTGTTCTTCTATGAGTTCCAAGGGTTGAGAAGCGAGGTTGCTTTCCTCAAGTTTATCGCGGAGAGAGGTCGGGTGCTGGAGCAGATGGTGGTCGTGGTGGCAAGCAAATGTTTCTCCTCTGGCGAGGATAATGTGAGGGCCAAGCTGAAGCCTCTAACGAGCGCGAATTGGAGCAGCAAAGCTTGCAAAGTAGAGTTGTGCAAGAGCACGCGCACTGAACCTGGAAGTCCTATTTACAGCAACAAGATAGCTTCTGATTTTGGGTTTGCTGACCCTTTTGACCTCCTCGAGTACCACTAGAAGGCAGAAAGGATCTCTGTAAGTTAATTAGTAGCACTATGCAAGACTACTTGTTACTCAGCTAGACTTGGTGTTTGTTGGACTTGGCAGCATTTCTCTTGGCAAGCTGTGGTATGCTTTCTGGATGTGGTGTTTGCATGATGAGGCTGTTTGTGCCAAGAAGTGGCTGGATTGCTGGTGGGAGTAACTTCTTCAAGTCTGTTCCATCTTCGAATTGGATAAAATGTTTGTAGTACCAATAATTTCTTCAAGTCTCACTTTATTTTCCTTTTTACATTGCACTCCATCTTTAGGTCTGGTGGGAGTATGGTCTTTCTGGTTTGTCAAACTACAATTTCATTTATGCTGTCAAGTTGTTGTAGGTGGCATGAATTAACGCAGTGAGTTAGGAGTGCCCTTGAGGATGTTACGGCACACTGTTTGTTTATTAGACTGCTAGTGATGCATGGTGAAAGAAAAGTTCAGTTAGTAGGTGTGCCGGCAGGAAGTTGCTGCTTACAGATGTTCTTTTGCCTAGCTTAAACTATCACAAAAGGTTTGCTGTAATTGCTTCATGGAAGAATCTGGATGACTTATATAACAGCGTGTGATACAACTCTATGCTCTGAATGTACTTCAAACTAAATTGAGGATTTCATTCTGCGTTTGTGTTTTGATCTGAAATGCTTCAGGGTGATTACCTTCGCGGCCCTCTGTGTAAGGTGCTTCTAAATTTTAATGTAAGATGCTTCTGAACTCACGTTCAGGTTCAGTGCCTAAAGTGGCGGACGCCGGTGAGGAGGGGGGGACACCGTACCCCTTGCAGCAGTCGACAGGCGTCCTTGTCCGTCGTGCTGCCGCCGGGCCGTGCGATCATGTAGTGCAGTCTGCAGAACACACCTTCCTCCTCGGGAGTGCACAACTGCAACTCAAAACTTGGCTCCAAAACAAGTCTTGGCAATTTGTGTTCATAACTTCATATGCATGTATACGCTCAAATGTTTTTTAAATgttgtcaaaaacgttcttatattatgagacagagggagtacaaggcaAGAATTACAAGTTACAAGCCCAAGATACCGACATGGCGGTTCTCTCTTGCTCAACTCAACCACCTTGCTGACCCCTTCACCGATCAGGAAATTCAAGACTCCTTTTTTCAGATGAACCCTAACGTTAACCCAGGCCCTGATGGCTTAGCCCGTCCTTCTGCCGCAAGTTCTGGCACTCTgtcaaacgcttcatccttgcctTCTTCCACGACCTCAAAGTCTCAGTTGAACGCCTCAACGGAGCTCACATGATCCTACTCCCAAAAAAATAAATTGACACCTTTGTTGATGCTTTCAGACCCGTCTCCCTGAACCGCCATATGCACTTCTGCAATATCAAGGTCTACTTCAATGCGTTTGATCCTTAAGGCTTTCGACCCAAACTCTGTCTACCACCCCATCGACCACTCCCTCCCACGACACCTATGCACTTTTGCAATATGCACACGACACCTTAATTATGGCTCACACTTACTTCGATGCTACTACCATCCTCAAGGGGGTCCACCATGATTTTGTTGATGGGGTGGTAGACAACGTTTGGGTCGAAAGCCTTAAGGATCAAACACATTGGAGTAGATCGGCAGCCATGGGGAAGAGTTAGGGGAGAGAGGATCCCCTTGGCTCAAACCACAATGATAGTTGATCCAAGATCCCTGGATCCTATTTAGTAGGACCACCATTTTAGAGGAGAGAAGAGAGTTAATCTAGGCAGACCAAGTCGGAGGGAACCCCGGAGGTATAGAATTGCAAATAGTCCATCCCAGGAGATAAAGTTGAAGGCCTTAGAAAAGTCGAGCTTGAAGATGATAGTTGGTTTTTTCGACAGTGGCAACAGAAGATGATATCCACCGCGTAGAAAAAAGTTTTCTGCGATGTTTCGACCAGAGATGAAGCCGGTTTGATCTGTATGAACCAGAAGAAGGATGAGGGGTTTTAGTCTGGCCTAGAGAAGCTTGGCAAGCACTTTCGAGTGGTAATTCTGCAATATGCACTTCTGCAATATCAAGGTCTACTTCACTGCGTTTGATCCTTAAGGCTTTCGACTCAAACTCTGTCTACCACCCCATCGACCTCTCCGTCCCACGACACCTATGCACTTTTGCAATATGCACACGACACCTTAATTATGGCTCACGCTTACTTTGATGCTACTACCATCCTCAAGGGGGTCCACCATTATTTTGTTGTTTCAACTGGTCTCTCCATAAGTTTTCCTTCCTCCCTATGCACTCCCTCCCGGGTCCATCGTCCCAAAATTTCCTCCCTGTCTTGATTGACCAACGTTCCATAAATGAGAATCGAACATATAAATCTCGCTATGCTACCCGCATAGCCAGGGCACTCGCGCGTGTCTCGTCGTTGTGAGCCGATGAAACAATCATATGCAAATGCAGTTGTCCAAAGAGAAACAAAAGGTAAACCTTGCTAAATAAATCTTGTCGAGGCAGAGAGCAAGGAACATAGCAGAGGAGTTGGAGTTGCAGCTAGCCAACATTAGAGACAAATACTCCATCAAAGACTCTTGTGAAATGCCAAACCTTTGGAGCTGTCGTACAAAGGATCACAATGTCAAGATCTTCCTTACGGCTAAAATGGAGCACTTACAAACCGCCCCATAGTCTCACACGAGATATGGCTTTCTCTTGTTTTTCATTCATTTGCATTATGTTGTTTGGGCTGCCCTGGCCTGCCCTTTGTAATTGAACTATACTCAGACTTCGGCCTGGTTTGGAATACATAAGGTAGACTGTGGCCTACCTTTTTATCCAAAAAGAAAAGATTGTAACATTTAAAAATCTTCATACATTTAAAAATTTCTGtttatgattttttgaaaaaaaatatgtttgtcatgtgttgaaaaatgttcaacatgtatttcaAAAAACATTACAtcatgttttaaaaaaaatgttcaacgtgtatctgtaaatgtttcacatgtattaaaaaaattaaaTGTATTAAAAAATTCTACCCCACACCTCAATATGAATTTGTAGGTTCAGAAAAATTCTTCAAACTTGTCAAAATGTCATCGATTTTTTAAAAACTTGTACGCAACCATGGTTTTGTTTTTTAAATTCCTCAGcacaaattcataacttttatttttATTCACACAAATTTAGTTTTGAAATATTTGTTTTTTAACTCAAAAAAATCAGCTCGATTTAAATTTCAGGCGTTGCCCAAAACAGTGTTGTGAGCCCAATAACGCCCAGTAAAGCCCAGTAACGTGTAGTAGGTCAATATTGAACCCTAGCACCAGGCAGGCCCAGCGCACGCACGGAGCAGCCACGGCGCGAATTCTCCATCTTTCCGCGGAGGACcgacggcggcgtcggcggcgcagCGAGTGGAGCGACGGCGTCTCCCGCCGACCACGTCAGCTCACCGCAAAGCTCTGTTTCCGGGGAGGAgctgcgccggagcttgccgcaaACTCTGTTCCTGGGGCGGCGCAGCGTGGTCTTGGTGCGGTGGCGACTCCGTGAGGCCTCCGGTGCAATCCCAGGTTTGCTCCCCAGCTCCTCGATCCAGAGCCCCAACTC from Triticum aestivum cultivar Chinese Spring chromosome 3B, IWGSC CS RefSeq v2.1, whole genome shotgun sequence includes these protein-coding regions:
- the LOC123072271 gene encoding F-box/LRR-repeat protein 13 isoform X1, encoding MADPQFIIGTSISEMLAGMELDGEDPHTLDLGTNYLLYFLYDYLPHPPVSPTATLFPSGLPLLPDGVDRISRLPDAVLRGIVSRLPAKDAARTSALSSRWRPLWRAAPLSLVDSHLLPDGGAAGQFPIGVPSPRAVTAAVSRVLAAHPGPFRCVHLTRSTMEEHRGEMSRWLDILVAKGVQELVFANRPWPIDLRLPATIFGCASLTRLYLGVWRLPDTAAVPRGASFPNLKELGLCCCVMEDHDLAFMLERSPVLEFLVLMGSQTGVGLRLVSHSLRCVQLGFTMLEDIDVVDAPRLERLFQWQIVSPGQVAMNCSFRIKIGRAPNLRVLGYLKPGDQELGISNTVIVAGAKECIVPSVQILGIEVQFGLRNAVKKVPGFLRCFPNLETLHVYSRRISEESTGKVNLKFWQEGGPMKCVVQSMKKVFFYEFQGLRSEVAFLKFIAERGRVLEQMVVVVASKCFSSGEDNVRAKLKPLTSANWSSKACKVELCKSTRTEPGSPIYSNKIASDFGFADPFDLLEYH
- the LOC123072271 gene encoding F-box/FBD/LRR-repeat protein At1g13570 isoform X2, producing the protein MADPQFIIGTSISEMLAGMELDGEDPHTLDLGTNYLLYFLYDYLPHPPVSPTATLFPSGLPLLPDGVDRISRLPDAVLRGIVSRLPAKDAARTSALSSRWRPLWRAAPLSLVDSHLLPDGGAAGQFPIGVPSPRAVTAAVSRVLAAHPGPFRCVHLTRSTMEEHRGEMSRWLDILVAKGVQELVFANRPWPIDLRLPATIFGCASLTRLYLGVWRLPDTAAVPRGASFPNLKELGLCCCVMEDHDLAFMLERSPVLEFLVLMGSQTGVGLRLVSHSLRCVQLGFTMLEDIDVVDAPRLERLFQWQIVSPGQVAMNCSFRIKIGRAPNLRVLGYLKPGDQELGISNTVIAGAKECIVPSVQILGIEVQFGLRNAVKKVPGFLRCFPNLETLHVYSRRISEESTGKVNLKFWQEGGPMKCVVQSMKKVFFYEFQGLRSEVAFLKFIAERGRVLEQMVVVVASKCFSSGEDNVRAKLKPLTSANWSSKACKVELCKSTRTEPGSPIYSNKIASDFGFADPFDLLEYH